One Kwoniella pini CBS 10737 chromosome 10, complete sequence genomic region harbors:
- a CDS encoding mitochondrial 54S ribosomal protein mL59 translates to MSTITRRLFSSSSITRSTAFENTLPLDLSSPVHAKHLPRVLQRRIAKKVFQTEGELQSNINIQNPFLPQRLGRRTDSEITGEPRYHWKKPSISNRRQKQLLQFYPPIDLPISTKSSSSITSQSRPVKWNKELTINWVGQLPQKRLEKQISPENEILPEIKSLYSGRKQMFKGHKNERNREQKLKDRQVRLDGMEKRIREWRQGRNDEKARNRPSLPF, encoded by the exons ATGTCTACTATCACACGCCGACtattctcatcttcttcaattacaCGATCAACAGCATTCGAAAACACCCTTCCCCTGGATCTATCTTCTCCTGTTCACGCCAAACATTTACCAAGGGTACTTCAAAGACGAATAGCCAAGAAGGTATTTCAAACTGAAGGAGAATTACAATCCAATATAAATATACAAAATCCATTTTTACCACAAAGATTAGGTAGAAGGACAGATTCAGAAATAACAGGAGAACCAAGATATCATTGGAAAAAACCATCAATTTCGAATAGAAGacaaaaacaattattACAATTTTACCCTCCTATAGATTTACCTATTTCAacgaaatcatcatcatcaataacatCTCAATCTAGACCTGTTAAATGGAATAAAGAATTAACCATAAATTGGGTTGGTCAATTACCTCAAAAACGActtgaaaaacaaatatcacctgaaaatgaaattttaccTGAAATCAAAAGTTTATATAGTGGTAGAAAACAAATGTTTAAAGGACAtaagaatgaaagaaatagAGAacaaaaattgaaagatagACAAGTAAGATTGGATGGTATggaaaagagaattagAGAATGGAGACAG GGTCGAAACGATGAGAAAGCCAGAAACAGACCCTCATTACCGTTCTAA
- a CDS encoding ATP synthase subunit beta, mitochondrial yields MTLVSRSAIRLSRRGGQQLRNARANAAFFTTAANQASNVLPKFAASSSRVQVPKTSVNSTRTYATPSNLQTGAIKTVIGAVVDVHFDSDNLPPILNALDVQFAEGQEKPEGGRLVLEVAQHLGENTVRCIAMDGTGGLVRGQKVVDTGAPIKIPVGPATLGRIMNVIGQPIDQRGPIKGVKEAPIHADAPEFVDQSTQAEVLETGIKVVDLLAPYARGGKIGLFGGAGVGKTVLIQELINNIAKAHGGYSVFTGVGERTREGNDLYHEMRETGVINLEGDSKVALVFGQMNEPPGARARVALTGLTIAEYFRDEEGQDVLLFIDNIFRFTQAGSEVSALLGRIPSAVGYQPTLSTDMGGMQERITTTKKGSITSVQAVYVPADDLTDPAPATTFAHLDATTVLSRSIAELGIYPP; encoded by the exons atgacTCTCGTCTCTAGATCAGCTATCCGTCTCTCAAGACGAGGTGGTCAACAGCTCAGAAACGCCCGTGCCAACGCGGCTTTCTTCACCACCGCTGCCAACCAAGCTTCAAACGTTCTCCCAAAGTTcgctgcttcttcttctagaGTCCAAGTTCCTAAAACTT CCGTAAACTCTACCAGAACCTACGCTACCCCCTCCAACCTCCAAACCGGTGCTATCAAAACCGTTATCGGTGCCGTCGTCGATGTCCACTTCGACTCTGACAACCTTCCTCCTATTCTTAACGCCCTCGATGTGCAATTCGCTGAGGGTCAAGAAAAACCTGAAGGAGGTCGATTAGTCCTTGAGGTCGCTCAACACTTGGGTGAAAACACCGTCAGATGTATTGCTATGGACGGTACCGGTGGTCTCGTTAGAGGTCAAAAAGTCGTTGACACTGGTGCTCCCATCAAGATCCCAGTCGGTCCCGCTACCCTTGG TCGAATCATGAACGTCATTGGTCAACCCATCGATCAAAGAGGTCCTATCAAGGGAGTTAAGGAAGCCCCTATCCACGCCGATGCTCCTGAATTCGTCGACCAATCTACCCAAGCCGAAGTACTCGAAACCGGTATCAAAGTCGTCGATCTCCTTGCCCCTTACGCCAGAGGTGGTAAGATTGGTCTTTTCGGTGGTGCCGGTGTCGGTAAAACCGTATTGATTCAAGAATTGATTAACAACATCGCCAAGGCCCATGGTGGTTACTCCGTATTCACCGGTGTCGGTGAGAGAACCAGAGAAGGTAACGATTTGTACCACGAAATGAGAGAAACCGGTGTCATCAACCTCGAAGGTGACTCCAAGGTAGCTCTTG TGTTCGGTCAAATGAACGAACCCCCTGGAGCTCGAGCCCGAGTTGCCCTTACTGGTCTTACCATCGCCGAATACTTCAGAGACGAAGAGGGACAAGATGTGTTGTTGTTCATTGACAACATTTTCCGATTCACCCAAGCCGGTTCCGAAGTATCTGCCTTGTTAGGTCGTATCCCATCCGCTGTAGGATACCAACCTACCCTTTCCACCGATATGGGTGGTATGCAAGAGCGAATTACCACCACCAAAAAGGGATCTATCACTTCAGTACAAGCCGTATACGTACCTGCCGATGATTTGACTGATCCTGCTCCTGCCACCACTTTCGCGCACTTGGATGCCACCACTGTGTTGTCCCGATCCATTGCCGAATTGGGTATCTACCCGCCGTAG
- a CDS encoding ATP synthase subunit beta, mitochondrial, whose protein sequence is MLDPRVVGQKHYNIATRTQQILQSYKSLQDIIAILGMDELSEEDKLTVERARKIQRFMSQPFAVAQVFTGIEGRLVPLKETIVAFEEILEGKHDHISENSFYMVGGIDDVKAKHEKSLKEQGN, encoded by the coding sequence ATGTTGGATCCTCGAGTTGTTGGTCAAAAACACTACAACATTGCTACCCGAACTCAACAAATCCTCCAATCTTACAAATCTCTTCAAGATATCATTGCCATTTTGGGTATGGATGAATTGTCAGAAGAGGACAAACTTACCGTAGAGAGAGCTAGAAAGATTCAAAGATTCATGTCTCAACCTTTCGCTGTAGCTCAAGTTTTCACTGGTATTGAAGGTCGATTGGTACCCCTCAAGGAAACCATTGTCGCTTTCGAGGAGATCCTTGAAGGTAAACACGATCACATCTCCGAAAACTCCTTCTACATGGTTGGTGGTATTGATGATGTCAAGGCCAAACACGAGAAATCCCTCAAGGAACAAGGTAACTAA